ACCGGCTATCTGGTCTGTACTGTCGTGATTTCCGCGATCGTCTATCCGATCGCAGGGCATTGGGCATGGGGCGGTTTGCTCGCCGATACCGGGCAGGGATGGCTCGAAGCGCGCGGCTTCGTCGATTTCGCGGGATCGACTGTCGTGCATGTCATCGGCGGCGTCGCGGCACTTGCGGCGGTGCTGTGTCTTGGTCCGCGCATCGGCAAGTTCGATGCCCAGGGCAATCCGGTGCGCATCCAGGGGCATAGCCCGGTGCTTGCGCTTACCGGCGTGCTGCTGCTCTGGATCGGCTGGGCGCGGGTGCGCGCAATCACCGTGGAAGCGGCGCGATCGGGATCGAACAGCACCGAGCTGATCGATTCACTGCGCGGCAGTGCGCAGTCGATTTCCTCGGTGGTCGATTTCATCCAGTCGGTCGCCAAACAGACCAACCTGCTCGCGCTCAACGCTTCGATCGAGGCCGCGCGCGCTGGCGAAGCGGGGCAGGGATTCGCCGTGGTGGCGAACGAAGTGAAGCAGCTCGCCAAGCAGACCGACCATGCCGCCACCGACGTGATGCGGCGCGTGGAGGACATAACCCGTGCGGTGGAAGAAGCGGTCGGCGGCATGTCCACGATTGCCGATGCGATCCGCCGTACCGAAGACGCCACCCATGCGGTGTCGCACAGTGTCGATCAGCAATCCGAAGCGACCGCCGAGCTGAGCGAACGCGCTGCCGATGCCGCGGAAACCTCGTACCGGCTCGACGAACGCATTCGCGGGCTGTCGGCGACGACGGGGTCCACGCAGACCTCAGCCGATGAACTGCGCAGCGCCGCGCAGTCGCTGTCGGAAATGGCGAAAGTGCTAGGATCGACGATCGACACCGAATTCCGCCAGTTCCGCGAACATGTGAAGGCGGCGTAGGTTGCGCCTGGGGGCTGCCCCTCTCAACTTCGGATAGCGAGCAAGCTCGCAAGCCTTCGTATCTCTCCCCCGAGGGGAGAGAGTTGGGTGGCGTCATTCCCTCGAGCTCGCTCACGGAGGGGGCCGCGCCGCACAGCGGCGTGGTGCAGGGGCATAGCCGCCAACGAAAAAGGCCGCCCTCCTTTCGGAAGGCGGCCCTTTCCTTTTCGGCGTCAGCCGCCGGCGATTATTCCTTGTTGAGGTAATCGCCCGCGTCTTCGTCGGTGCCGTGACCGGAGGTTTCCACCTTTTCCAGCGCATCCGAAGTGACGCGCGCGTCGTTCGGATCCTGCGCCAGTTCGGCTTCGTGCTCGGCCGCCGCGCTTTCGGGCGCGATCAGCGCTTCCTGCAGCTTGCGCTGCTGGGCGCGCAGCGCCGCGTCGCGCGACGATGCGGCGATGCGCATGCGGTTCATGCCCGCGCCGGTACCCGCCGGGATGAGGCGGCCGACGATGACATTCTCCTTGAGGCCGATCAGCGTGTCCTGCTTGCCCTGCACCGCGGCCTCGGTGAGGACGCGCGTGGTTTCCTGGAACGACGCCGCCGAGATGAACGAACGCGTCTGCAGCGAAGCCTTGGTGATGCCGAGCAGCACGGGCTTGCCCTGTGCCGGCATCTGGCCCGGAGCCAGCTTGGCGTTGGTTTTGTCCATTTCGTCGCGATCGACCTGCTCGCCCGGAAGCAGCGTGGTGTCGCCGGCTTCGGTGATCTCGACCTTTTGCAGCATCTGGCGAACGATCACCTCGATGTGCTTGTCGTTGATCTTCACGCCCTGCAGTCGATAGACTTCCTGGATTTCGCTGACCAGATATTCGGCCAGTGCCTCGATGCCGAGGACTTCCAGAATGTCGTGCGGATCGGGGCTGCCGCCGATCAGGTTGTCGCCACGCTTGACATAGTCGCCTTCCTGAACGTCGATCACCTTCGACTTCGGCACCAGATATTCGACGACGTCGCCGCCGTCCTCCGGCTGGATGCCGATCTTGCGCTTGGCCTTATAGTCCTTGCCGAACACGACGCGGCCCGAGACCTTCGCGATGATCGCGTTTTCCTTGGGCTTGCGCGCTTCGAACAGCTCGGCGACGCGCGGCAGACCGCCGGTGATGTCGCGGGTCTTTGCGGACTCGCGGGCAACACGGGCAAGCACGTCACCGGCCTGGACCGTCGCACCATCCTCGACGCTGATCACCGCGCCCGGCTGCAGCATGTAGCGGCCGGCTTCTTCCGCGCTGTCGCCCGTCAGGGTGAGGCGCGGACGCAGGTCTTCCTTGCTGCGGGCGGAACCACGGTAATCGGTGACGACGCGCTGGGTGATGCCCGTCGCTTCGTCGGCCTGCTCGGTCAGCGTCTTGCCGTCGATCAGGTCCTGATACTTCACCGTACCCGGATTTTCCGTGATCACAGGCGCAGTGAACGGATCCCATTCGGCCATGCGGTCGCCGGCGGTCACGATGTGACCATCGTCGAACAGCACATGCGCACCGTACGGAATCTTGTGCACCGCCAGCTCGCGGCCCTCGGTGTCGAGGATCGCCAGCTCTGCCGAGCGCGACAGAACCACGCGGCGGCCGCGCTGATCCATGATCATGCGCACGTCGCGGAATTCGACCTTGCCGTCGACAGGGGCTTCGAGGTTCGACTGCTCGTTGAGCTGCGCCGCGCCGCCGATGTGGAAGGTACGCATGGTCAGCTGCGTGCCCGGTTCCCCGATCGACTGCGCCGCGATGACGCCGACCGCTTCGCCGATATTCACCGGCGTACCGCGGGCGAGGTCACGGCCATAGCATTTGCCGCACACGCCGATCTTGGCTTCGCAGACCAGCGGCGAGCGGATCTTCATGCCCTGAACGCCAACGGCCTCGATCTGCGCGACCATCGCTTCGTCGAGCAACGTGCCCGACGGGATCACCACTTCGCCGGTCTTGCTGTCGACCACATCCTCAGCCGTGGTGCGGCCCAGGATACGCTCGCCGAGCGAGGCGATGGTGCTGCCGCCCTGAACAATCGCCTTCATTTCCAGCGCGCGTTCGGTGCCGCAATCATCTTCCATGATGACGCAGTCCTGCGACACGTCGACCAGACGACGCGTGAGATAGCCCGAGTTCGCGGTTTTCAACGCCGTGTCCGCCAGGCCCTTACGCGCGCCGTGGGTGGAGTTGAAATATTCAAGAACGGTCAGGCCTTCCTTGAAGTTCGAGATGATCGGGGTTTCGATGATCTCGCCCGACGGCTTGGCCATCAGGCCACGCATGCCGGCAAGCTGCTTGATCTGCGCCTGCGAACCACGGGCACCCGAATGCGCCATCATGTAGATCGAGTTGATCGGCTTTTCGCGGCCGGCATCGGGGCCATCCTCGAACTTCTTGACCGCCTTGATCTCGTCCATCATCGCGCCGGCCACCTGGTCGCCGCAACGGCTCCAGGCGTCGATCACCTTGTTGTACTTTTCCTGCTGGGTGATCAGGCCGTCCTGATACTGCTGCTCGTAATCCTTCACCAGCGCGCGGGTTTCCTCGACCAGCCCTTCCTTCGCGGCGGGGATGATCATGTCGTCCATGCCGAACGAAATGCCGGCGCGGAACGCGTGCTGGAAGCCCAGCGTCATGATGCCGTCGGCGAACAGCACCGTCTCCTTCTGGCCGGTGTGGCGATAGACAGTGTCGATGACGTCGCCGATTTCCTTCTTGGTGAGAAGGCGGTTGATCGTTTCGAACGGCACGCGGTGCGATTTGGGCAGCTTTTCACCGATCAGCATACGACCCGGCGTCGTTTCGACGCGCTGCATATACTCATTGCCTTCCTCGTCCGTCTGCGGGACGCGGGTGGTGATCTTGGTGTGAAGCGTCACCGCGCCGTTGAACAGCGCCTGATGGACTTCCTCCATATCGCCCAGGATCATGCCTTCGCCGGGCTCGTTCTCCTTCTCCATCGAGAGGTAATAGAGACCCAGCACCATGTCCTGCGACGGCACGATGATCGGCTTGCCGTTGGCGGGCGAGAGGATGTTGTTGGTCGACATCATCAGCACGCGCGCTTCCAGCTGCGCCTCGAGGCTCAGCGGAACGTGGACGGCCATCTGGTCGCCGTCGAAATCGGCGTTGAACGCCGAACAGACGAGCGGGTGGAGCTGGATCGCCTTGCCTTCGATCAGCACCGGCTCGAACGCCTGGATGCCGAGGCGGTGAAGCGTCGGGGCGCGGTTCAGCAGCACCGGGTGCTCGCGAATGACTTCGTCGAGGATATCCCAGACTTCCTTGCGTTCCTTCTCGACCCATTTCTTCGCCTGCTTGAGGGTCATGGAGAGACCCTTGGCATCGAGACGGGCGTAGATGAACGGCTTGAACAGCTCGAGCGCCATCTTCTTCGGCAGGCCGCACTGGTGCAGCTTGAGCTCGGGGCCGGTCACGATGACCGAACGGCCCGAATAGTCGACGCGCTTACCCAGAAGGTTCTGACGGAAGCGGCCCTGCTTGCCCTTGAGCATGTCTGACAGCGACTTGAGCGGACGCTTGTTGGCACCGGTGATGGTGCGGCCGCGACGGCCATTGTCGAACAGTGCGTCGACCGATTCCTGCAGCATGCGCTTTTCGTTGCGGACGATGATGTCCGGCGCGCGCAGCTCCATCAGCCGCTTGAGGCGGTTGTTGCGGTTGATCACGCGGCGATAGAGGTCGTTGAGGTCCGACGTCGCGAAACGGCCACCGTCCAGCGGGACGAGCGGGCGCAGTTCGGGCGGAATGACCGGCACGACTTCGAGGATCATCCATTCGGGGCGATTGCCCGATTCGATGAAGCTTTCGACGACCTTGAGCCGCTTGATGATCTTCTTGGGCTTCAGCTCGGACTTGGTCTCGGCCAGTTCCTTGAGCAGGTCCTCACGCTCGCCTTCGAGGTCGAGGTCCATGAGCATGACCTTGACCGCCTCGGCGCCGATGCCGGCGGAGAAGGCGTCTTCACCATATTCGTCCTGCGCGTCGAGCAGTTCGTCCTCGGTGAGGAGCTGGAACTTTTCGAGCGGGGTCAGGCCGGGCTCGGTGACGATGTAGCTTTCAAAATACAGCACGCGCTCGAGCTGCTTGAGCTGCATGTCGAGCAGCAGGCCGATGCGCGACGGCAGCGACTTCAAAAACCAGATGTGCGCGACAGGCGCTGCGAGTTCGATATGGCCCATGCGTTCGCGGCGGACCTTCGACACGGTGACTTCGACACCGCATTTTTCGCAGACGATGCCCTTATACTTCATGCGCTTGTACTTGCCGCACAGGCATTCGTAATCCTTGATCGGACCGAAGATGCGCGCGCAGAACAGGCCGTCACGTTCCGGCTTGAACGTGCGATAGTTGATCGTCTCGGGCTTCTTGATCTCGCCGAACGACCAGGAACGGATGCGGTCAGGCGACGCGATGCCGATCTGGATCTGGTCGAAGGTTTCCGGCTTGGCCACCGGGTTCGCGAAATTGGTCAGTTCGTTCATTTTCTTACCTCATTCCCCTCCCGCTTGCGGGAGGGGCTAGGGGTGGGCATTTCTTCGGGTGGCACCTGTGGGCAGGCCCACCCCCGGCCCCTCCCGCGAGCGGGAGGGGAGAAGAAAGGCTATTCCGCAGCCTCGGGCAGCTCGTCCTGGTCCTCGTCCTCGTGGCTCTTGAGTTCCACGTTGAGGCCCAGCGAGCGCATTTCCTTGACGAGCACGTTGAAGCTCTCGGGGATGCCGGCCTCGAAGGTATCGTCGCCCTTGACGATCGCTTCATAGACCTTGGTGCGGCCGATCACGTCGTCGGACTTCACCGTCAGCATTTCCTGGAGCGTGTAGGCGGCGCCATAAGCCTGGAGCGCCCACACTTCCATTTCCCCGAAGCGCTGGCCGCCGAACTGCGCCTTGCCGCCCAGCGGCTGCTGGGTGACGAGCGAGTAGGGGCCGATCGAACGCGCGTGGATCTTGTCGTCGACCAGGTGGTGCAGCTTGAGCATGTAGATGATGCCCACCGTCACCTTGCGGTCGAACGCGTCGCCGGTGCGGCCGTCGAACAAGGTCGACTGGCCCGAACGATCGAGACCCGCCAGCTCCAGCATGTCCGCCACGTCGCTTTCGCGCGCGCCGTCGAACACCGGCGTGCCCATCGGGACGCCCGTGCTGACATTCTGGATCAGCTCGGCGACCTGCTCGGGCTTCCGCGCATCGATGCCGTCGGCATAATGTTCGCCATAGACGGTCTTGAGCCGGTCCTTGACCGCATCGGGGATTTCGCCCGGCTGCGCATCGGGATTGGCTTCGCGCCAGTCTTCCAGTTGCCGCGTGACCTGCATGCCCAGATTGCGGGCCGCCCAGCCGAGATGCGTCTCGAAGATCTGCCCGACGTTCATGCGCGAAGGCACGCCCAGCGGGTTGAGCACGATGTCGACCGGCGTACCGTCCTCGAGGAAGGGCATGTCTTCCTGCGGCAGGATCCGCGAGATGACACCCTTGTTCCCGTGGCGGCCGGCCATCTTGTCGCCCGGCTGCAGCTTGCGCTTCACCGCGACGAACACCTTGACCATCTTGAGCACGCCCGGCGGCAGCTCGTCGCCCCGCTCCAGCTTCTCGCGGCGATCCTCGAACTTGTCGCGGATCTTCTTCACCGCCTCGTCATACTGGGCCTTCACCGCTTCGAGGTTCGACTGCATCGCGTCGTCCTGAACGGCGAACTTCCACCATTCGTGACGATCGACGCTGTCGAGCACGTCCTCGGAGATCTCGGTGCCCTTCTTGACGCCCTTGGGCGCGCCGGTGGCGACCTGGCCGAGCAGCATTTCCTTCAGACGCGACCAGGTGGCGCGGTTGAGGATGTTGCGTTCGTCGTCCGAGTCCTTGCGCAGACGCTCGATTTCCTCGCGTTCGATCGCCAGCGCGCGCTCGTCCTTGTCGATGCCGTGGCGATTGAAGACGCGGACGTCGACGATCGTGCCGGCAACGCCCGGCGGCAGGCGGAGCGAGGTGTCGCGCACGTCGCTGGCCTTTTCGCCGAAGATGGCGCGGAGGAGCTTTTCCTCCGGCGTCATCGGGCTTTCGCCCTTGGGCGTGATCTTGCCGACCAGGATGTCGCCCGGCTCCACTTCGGCGCCGATATAGACGATGCCCGCTTCGTCGAGGTTGCGCAGCGCTTCCTCGCCGACATTGGGAATGTCGCGGGTGATGTCTTCGGGCCCGAGCTTGGTGTCGCGCGCCATCACTTCGAATTCATCGATGTGGATCGACGTGAACACGTCGTCCTTCACGATGCGCTCGGAGATCAGGATCGAGTCCTCGTAGTTGTAGCCGTTCCAGGGCATGAACGCGACGAGCGCGTTGCGGCCCAGCGCCAGCTCGCCGAACTCGGTCGAGGGGCCGTCGGCGATGATGTCACCGGCGTTCACCGTCTCGCCAACCTTCACCAGCGGACGCTGGTTGATGCAGGTCGACTGGTTCGAACGCTGGAACTTCATCAGCGTGTAGATGTCGACGCCGCTTTCGGTGGCTTCGACATCGCCCGAGGCGCGGATGACGATACGGGTGGCGTCCACCTGATCGACGATGCCCGAACGCTTGGCGGCGATCGCCGCGCCCGAATCCCGCGCAACCGTTTCTTCCATGCCGGTGCCGACGAAAGGCGCTTCGGCCTTCACCAGCGGCACGGCCTGGCGCTGCATGTTCGATCCCATCAGCGCGCGGTTGGCGTCATCGTTTTCCAGGAACGGAATGAGCGAGGCCGCGACCGAGACGAGCTGCTTGGGCGAAACGTCCATCAGCGTGATCTGATCGCGCAGCGCCATCAGGAATTCGCCGCCCTGACGCGCCGACACCAGATCGTCAGCGAAGCTGCCGTCCTCGTTGAGGTCGGCCGATGCCTGCGCGACGGTGTGCTTCTGCTCTTCCATCGCCGAGAGATAGACGACTTCGTTCGTGACCTTGCCGTCGATGATCTTGCGGTACGGGGTTTCGATGAAGCCGTACTTGTTCACGCGGCTGAACGTCGCGAGGCTGTTGATCAGACCGATGTTCGGGCCTTCCGGCGTTTCGATCGGGCAGATACGGCCATAATGCGTCGGATGAACGTCGCGGACTTCGAAGCCGGCGCGTTCGCGCGTCAGGCCGCCCGGCCCGAGCGCCGAAACGCGACGCTTGTGCGTCACTTCGGACAGCGGGTTGGTCTGGTCCATGAACTGCGACAGCTGCGAGGAGCCGAAGAATTCGCGCACCGCGGCAACCGCCGGCTTGGCGTTGATCAGGTCGTTCGGCATCACCGTCGACACGTCGACCGACGACATGCGTTCCTTCACCGCGCGTTCCATGCGCAGCAGGCCGACGCGATACTGGTTTTCGAGCAGCTCGCCCACCGAACGCACGCGGCGGTTGCCGAGATTGTCGATATCGTCGACTTCGCCCTTGCCGTCCTTCAGGCCGACCAGCGTCTTGACCACTGCGAGGATGTCCTCGGTGCGCAGCGTCGTGACGGTGTCCTCGGCATCGAGATCGAGGCGCATGTTGAGCTTCACACGGCCGACGGCCGAGAGGTCATAGCGCTCGGGATCGAAGAACAGACCGCCGAACAGCGCTTCGGCGGTTTCGAGCGTCGGCGGTTCGCCGGGGCGCATGACGCGATAGATGTCGGCCAGCGCCTGTTCGCGATCCTCGGCCTTGTCGACCTTGAGCGTGTTGCGGATCCAGGGGCCGGTGGTGACGTGATCGATGTCGAGCAGCTCGACGCGGTCGAGCCCGGCCTTGTCGAGCTTTTCGAGGTTTTCGGGCGACACTTCGTCGCCGGCCTCGATGTAGATCTCGCCGGTCTTCTCGTTGATCAGGTCATAGGCGCTGTAGCGGCCGAAGATTTCCTCGGTCGGAATCAGCAGCGTTTCCAGGCCCTCGCGGCCCGCCTTGTTGGCGGCGCGCGGGCTGATCTTCTGGCCGGCGGCGAACACGACTTCGCCCGACTTGGCGTCGACGATGTCGAAGGTCGGCTTCACACCGCGCCAGTTTTCCGGCGTGAACGGGATCTGCCAGCCGCCTTCACCGCGCACATAAGTGACGGTGTTGTAGAAATAGTTGAGGATTTCCTCGCTGTTCAGGCCGAGCGCATAGAGCAGCGAGGTGACCGGCAGCTTGCGCTTGCGGTCGATGCGGACATTGACGATGTCCTTGGCGTCGAACTCGAAATCGAGCCACGAACCGCGATAGGGGATCACGCGCGCGGCGAAGAGATACTTGCCCGAAGCGTGCGTCTTGCCGCGGTCATGGTCGAACAGCACACCCGGCGAGCGGTGCATCTGCGACACGATGACGCGTTCGGTGCCGTTGATGAAGAAGGTGCCGTTCTCGGTCATGAGCGGCATGTCGCCCATGTAGACGTCCTGCTCCTTGATATCGAGAACCGAACGGGCTTCGGTATCGGGATCGACTTCGAACACGATCAGGCGCAGCGTGACGCGCATCGGCGCGGCATAGGTGATGCCGCGCTGGCGGCATTCGTCGGTGTCGAACTTCGGCGGTTCGAGTTCGTAATTGACGAAGTCGAGCTCGGCGGTGCCGGCGAAATCGCGGATCGGGAAGACGCTGCGCAGCGTCTTTTCCAGGCCCGAGACATAGCCGATCGAGGGATCGGACCGCAGGAACTGCTCGTAGGATTCGCGCTGAACCTCGATCAGGTTCGGCATTTCGACGACTTCGTGGATGTCGCCGAAGATCTTGCGGATGCGGCGCTTGACGCTGCTGTTCTGGCCCGCGCGGAGCGCCGCGCCGTTTTCGATCGCCTTGGATGCCATGAAGTGTATTCGCCTCGCTCGGTCAAAAATTCGTGCCCGCTATGCTGGCGGGGGCAGGGCGCGGGTTCCTTTCCAACGCGAAAAAGCCGCAAGTCTCCCGTGGTTCAGGAAAACAGCAGCTTCATGCGACCTGTTGGAATCCCCAGCCGACAATTCTTATGATCCGCTGCGCAACGGCGGCTCATGTCCCGTTCGGATGGAGTTGGATTTCGCCATATAGGGGCGATGTTGGATTTCGTAAAGAGGGGATTGCGCCTCAGACCCGCATTGTCCCGGTCTCGATGAACCTTTGGTGCCACGCGAACGCCTCGCCGCACAGCATCGGCGTCTGCTGGCCATAGCTGCCCTTGCGCGCGCGGTCATAATAATCGCGCAGCATCGGACGATAATCGGGATGCGCGCATTTTTCGATCACCAGCTCCGCGCGGGCGCGCGGGGCCAGGCCGCGCATGTCCGCAAGCCCCTGTTCGGTGACGAGCAATTGCACGTCCTGATTGATGTGATCGACATGGCTGACATGCGGGACGATTGCCGAAATCGCGCCGCGCCTGGCGGTCGAAGGCGTCAGGAAGGCCGAGATAAAGGCGTTGCGCGCGAAATCGCCCGATCCGCCAATCCCGTTCTGGATGCGCGATCCCATGATATGCGTCGAATTGACGTTGCCGTAGATATCGGCCTCGATCATCCCGTTCATCGCGATGCAGCCGAGGCGGCGGATCACTTCCGGGTGATTGCTGATCTCCTGCGGGCGCAGGATCACCTTGTCGCGGAACCGGTCGAGGTCGCGGTTGAGGCCAAGCTGCGCCTCGGGGCTGAGCGAGAAGGCGGTGGTCGATGCGACGCGCAGCTTGCCCGATTTGAGCAGGTCGAGCATCCCGTCCTGCAGCACTTCGGTATAGGCGGTCATGTCGTCGAACGGGGAATCAATGAGCCCCGTCAGCACGGCATTGGCGATGTTGCCGACCCCCGATTGCAGCGGCAGCAAGGATTGCGGCAGCCGCCCGACCTTCACTTCGTGGCGGAGGAATTCGATCAGATGCCCGGCGATCGCCCGTGCGCATTCGTCGGGCGGGGTGAAGGGCGCATTGCGATCGGGCGTGTCGGTTTCGACGATGGCGACGATCTTGTCGGGATCGCAGCGGAAGCGCGGCTCGCCGATGCGCTGGTCGGCGCGCACCAGCGGGATCGGCACGCGGTTCGGTGGCAGCGCGGTGCCGTAATAGATGTCGTGCATCCCCTCCAGCGCCATATTCTGCCAGCTGTTGACCTCCAGAATCACTTTCTGCGCGCAATCGATCCAGGTCTTGTTGTTGCCGACCGAAGTGGAGGGGATCAGCGACCCGTCCTCGCAAATGCCGGTGACTTCGATGACGGCGGTATCGAGCGGCCCGAGAAAACCTTCCCATGCCATCGGCGCGACCTGGCTGAGATGCAGGTCGAAATACTGCATCTCGCCGCGATTGATCTTCTCGCGTGCGATCGGATCGGAATTGTAGGGCATGCGGAATTCGATGCCGTCCGCCTTGGCGAGCGCGCCGTCGAGCTCGGGGCCGGTCGAGGCGCCGCTCCAGATACGCACGGCAAAGGGATCGCCGGCGGCATGGGCGGTTTCGATCCGTTCGGCGAGCGCCAGCGGGATTTCTTTGGGATAGCCCGATCCGGTGAAGCCGCTCATCCCGATGGTCGAACCCGGATCGATCAACGCGGCGGCATCATGCGCCGACATCACTTTCGAACGCAGGGACGGGGCGGCGATACGGCTCGGGCTCACGGGGGTATCCTTGGTCAGCAAATATGGTGGCCTCGATAGGCAAGTGACGGCGCGGGCGAAAGAGGCAGTCTGCGTTTGTCTCAGGCCAGCGGGGCCGGGGCGGGGCCGCGGGTGCGTGTCGCGCGCGTTCGCCCGGGAAAAATGCGCAGTCGTCGCGGAGAAATATAAATAACGCTGCTTATTTTTCCGCATGAACCCCAAATGAACCGATTATTTCGTCGCTCTGAACCTATCAGTTCATCGCCGATTTGGAGAAAAACCGGAACTGGTTTGCCCGCGTGGAATTGTCCCGCTCGCTATGACCAAGATGCGATACCATGCTCGTCCGGCCGCGGTGGCGCTTATTGCCGCCCTGGCCGTTTCCGCCACCACTGCACAGGCACAGGATGCTGCGTCGGGAACGACGCAGATTGCGCCGACGACGTCGCCGGTACCTTCGGTTGCGCCTGTTCCGGCACCGACAACGCCGGCACCGATTGTGCCGCAGGTTCCGCAATCGACCCAGGACGGCGCACAGTCGCTTACCGCGCCCGACATTCCAGAATCGACGCCCAGCCCTTCGACGGTCGCAACCCAGCAGCTCCCCTCGGGCGTCGGCGATCCCGAATCTTCCACGCCGGTGAGTGCCGCAGCAGTTGCACAGATCGAAGCCGAGCGCGCGGCGCAGGCCGAGGCGGCCGCCGCGCGTCGCGAAGTCGCGCGCCGTTCGGCCGCCGCGACCAGAACGACGGCACCGGAAGCTGAGGCAGCGCCCGCTGCGCCGTCCGCCGATGTCGAAACCGCGGCTGCGGGGGCGGACCTTTCCGGCCCGGCCCTGGCGCCGGCCGACGGTTCGGGTGACGTTGCCGCCATCAATTCGAGTGTCGAGCAGCAGGCGATGCAGCAACAGCAGGCTGCGAGCGAGCCCGCTCCGGTCGCGCCCGCACCCAAAGCGACGGCCACCAGCGACGGCATCGCCGACGATGTTGCGCTGTGGGGCGGTCTTGCGCTGGTGCTCGGCATAGGCGGTGTCGGTGCGGCGGCGGCGATGCGCCGGCGTTCGGATCGACCCGAAGCCGCGCCGGTAGCCGCACGCACCAAATCTGAAGCGAAGCCCGTGCCCGCTCCGGTTACGCGAGAGGTTCGCGAGCCGCAGCCGGCAATGGCCGCTACGGCGGCGCCCGCGCCCCGGGCGGAGCCTGTCGCGGCTGCTCCGGCAATGTCGAACGCTGCGGTCGCCACGGCGTCCACGGCTGGCATGGGCCGCCACCAGATCGCTGCAATGCGCGGCCCGAGCGAGGAAAACCCGTTCCTCACGCTGCGCAACCGGATGAAGCGTGCGCGCTTCCTCGACCAGCGCGAGCGCGTCGGTGAGGCGGCGGAGGAACGCCGTGCGCCTCAGCGGGCTGCCGCTGCGGCCGCCGCGCCGGCCCCGGTTCGGGCGCGCCGGCCCGTCGCCGATCCGGTGGCGCGCGCGAAGGAGAAGATCGGATCGATCACCGACTCCGCCGCATGGCAGCTCGGAGGAAAGCCTTCTTATTCGGGCTGAACGCAATCTGCGTTGCCAGTAGCGTATCGCAGCGCAGGGGAAGGGGGCGCACCGGACAGCGCGCCCCCTTTTCCATGTTCGTGTGAAGGCCGCGGCGAGGCCGGCAATCCCGCCCCGGCGGAACCGCGTCCACGAAAAAAGGGCGGCCCGTTGCCGGACCGCCCTTCTTTTCTTCGCTCGAAAGAGCTTGAAGCGCTTACTTGAGCTCGACGGTGCCGCCGGCTGCTTCGATCTGCGCCTTGATCTTTTCGGCTTCGTCCTTGGCGATGCCTTCCTTGACGGCCTTCGG
This genomic interval from Sphingosinithalassobacter tenebrarum contains the following:
- the rpoB gene encoding DNA-directed RNA polymerase subunit beta — its product is MASKAIENGAALRAGQNSSVKRRIRKIFGDIHEVVEMPNLIEVQRESYEQFLRSDPSIGYVSGLEKTLRSVFPIRDFAGTAELDFVNYELEPPKFDTDECRQRGITYAAPMRVTLRLIVFEVDPDTEARSVLDIKEQDVYMGDMPLMTENGTFFINGTERVIVSQMHRSPGVLFDHDRGKTHASGKYLFAARVIPYRGSWLDFEFDAKDIVNVRIDRKRKLPVTSLLYALGLNSEEILNYFYNTVTYVRGEGGWQIPFTPENWRGVKPTFDIVDAKSGEVVFAAGQKISPRAANKAGREGLETLLIPTEEIFGRYSAYDLINEKTGEIYIEAGDEVSPENLEKLDKAGLDRVELLDIDHVTTGPWIRNTLKVDKAEDREQALADIYRVMRPGEPPTLETAEALFGGLFFDPERYDLSAVGRVKLNMRLDLDAEDTVTTLRTEDILAVVKTLVGLKDGKGEVDDIDNLGNRRVRSVGELLENQYRVGLLRMERAVKERMSSVDVSTVMPNDLINAKPAVAAVREFFGSSQLSQFMDQTNPLSEVTHKRRVSALGPGGLTRERAGFEVRDVHPTHYGRICPIETPEGPNIGLINSLATFSRVNKYGFIETPYRKIIDGKVTNEVVYLSAMEEQKHTVAQASADLNEDGSFADDLVSARQGGEFLMALRDQITLMDVSPKQLVSVAASLIPFLENDDANRALMGSNMQRQAVPLVKAEAPFVGTGMEETVARDSGAAIAAKRSGIVDQVDATRIVIRASGDVEATESGVDIYTLMKFQRSNQSTCINQRPLVKVGETVNAGDIIADGPSTEFGELALGRNALVAFMPWNGYNYEDSILISERIVKDDVFTSIHIDEFEVMARDTKLGPEDITRDIPNVGEEALRNLDEAGIVYIGAEVEPGDILVGKITPKGESPMTPEEKLLRAIFGEKASDVRDTSLRLPPGVAGTIVDVRVFNRHGIDKDERALAIEREEIERLRKDSDDERNILNRATWSRLKEMLLGQVATGAPKGVKKGTEISEDVLDSVDRHEWWKFAVQDDAMQSNLEAVKAQYDEAVKKIRDKFEDRREKLERGDELPPGVLKMVKVFVAVKRKLQPGDKMAGRHGNKGVISRILPQEDMPFLEDGTPVDIVLNPLGVPSRMNVGQIFETHLGWAARNLGMQVTRQLEDWREANPDAQPGEIPDAVKDRLKTVYGEHYADGIDARKPEQVAELIQNVSTGVPMGTPVFDGARESDVADMLELAGLDRSGQSTLFDGRTGDAFDRKVTVGIIYMLKLHHLVDDKIHARSIGPYSLVTQQPLGGKAQFGGQRFGEMEVWALQAYGAAYTLQEMLTVKSDDVIGRTKVYEAIVKGDDTFEAGIPESFNVLVKEMRSLGLNVELKSHEDEDQDELPEAAE
- a CDS encoding acetyl-CoA hydrolase/transferase family protein; translated protein: MSAHDAAALIDPGSTIGMSGFTGSGYPKEIPLALAERIETAHAAGDPFAVRIWSGASTGPELDGALAKADGIEFRMPYNSDPIAREKINRGEMQYFDLHLSQVAPMAWEGFLGPLDTAVIEVTGICEDGSLIPSTSVGNNKTWIDCAQKVILEVNSWQNMALEGMHDIYYGTALPPNRVPIPLVRADQRIGEPRFRCDPDKIVAIVETDTPDRNAPFTPPDECARAIAGHLIEFLRHEVKVGRLPQSLLPLQSGVGNIANAVLTGLIDSPFDDMTAYTEVLQDGMLDLLKSGKLRVASTTAFSLSPEAQLGLNRDLDRFRDKVILRPQEISNHPEVIRRLGCIAMNGMIEADIYGNVNSTHIMGSRIQNGIGGSGDFARNAFISAFLTPSTARRGAISAIVPHVSHVDHINQDVQLLVTEQGLADMRGLAPRARAELVIEKCAHPDYRPMLRDYYDRARKGSYGQQTPMLCGEAFAWHQRFIETGTMRV